In Glycine max cultivar Williams 82 chromosome 7, Glycine_max_v4.0, whole genome shotgun sequence, a single window of DNA contains:
- the LOC100804055 gene encoding endoglucanase 25 isoform X1: MSMYGRDPWGGPLEIHATDSATDDERSRNLQELDRGALDETQQSWLLGAGEQKKNKKTYVDLGCIIVSRKLFIWTLGTLAVFAFLSAFITLIVKTVPRHHHKPPPPDNYTIALHKALLFFNAQKSGKLPRHNNVSWRGNSCLHDGKDDGVPPVIKDLVGGYYDAGDAIKFNFPMSFSLTMLSWSVIEYSGKYQAAGELGHVKDIIKWGTDYLLKNFNSTADTITQLGMQVGSGDTSQGSATPNDHYCWMRPEDIDYDRPTQTCTTCSDLAAEMAAALAAASIVFKDNRAYSQKLVHGATTLFKFSRDQRGRYSPNGKEASVFYNSTSYWDEFVWGGAWMYFATGNSSYLKLATTPRLAKHAGAFWGGPDYGVLSWDNKLTGAQVLLSRLRLFLSPGFPYEDILTTFHNQTGIVMCSYLPMFTSFNRTRGGLIQLNHGRPQPLQYVVNAAFLAALYSDYLDAADTPGWYCGPNFFSTDVLRDFAKTQIDYILGKNPRKMSYVVGFGNHYPKHVHHRGASIPKNKVKYNCKGGWKWRDSSKPNPHTIVGAMVAGPDKHDHFHDVRTNYNYTEPTLAGNAGLVAALVALSGDKTTGIDKNTLFSAVPPMFPTPPPPPAPWKP, translated from the exons ATGAGTATGTACGGTAGGGATCCGTGGGGAGGCCCGCTGGAGATTCACGCCACCGACTCCGCCACGGACGACGAGCGCAGCCGGAATCTCCAGGAGCTGGACCGAGGCGCTTTAGACGAGACCCAACAGAGCTGGCTCTTGGGCGCCGGAGAACagaaaaagaacaagaaaaccTACGTAGACCTTGGCTGCATCATCGTCAGCCGCAAGCTCTTCATCTGGACCCTCGGCACCCTCGCCGTCTTCGCCTTCCTCTCCGCCTTCATCACTCTCATCGTCAAAACCGTCCCCCGCCACCACCACAAGCCCCCCCCTCCCGACAACTACACCATCGCCCTCCACAAGGCCCTCCTCTTCTTCAACGCCCAGAAATCCGGAAAGCTCCCTCGCCACAACAATGTTTCCTGGAGAGGCAACTCCTGTCTGCATGACGGCAAGGATGACGGCGTGcctcccgtcattaaggatctggTGGGCGGTTACTACGACGCCGGCGACGCCATAAAATTCAACTTCCCCATGTCCTTCTCCTTGACCATGCTGAGCTGGAGCGTGATCGAGTACAGCGGCAAGTACCAGGCTGCGGGTGAATTGGGTCACGTTAAGGACATCATAAAATGGGGGACCGATTACCTTCTCAAGAACTTCAACAGCACCGCCGACACCATCACCCAGCTGGGCATGCAGGTTGGATCCGGGGACACCTCCCAAGGGAGCGCCACTCCCAACGACCACTACTGCTGGATGCGTCCCGAGGACATCGACTACGACCGCCCCACCCAGACCTGCACCACATGCTCCGATTTGGCCGCCGAGATGGCGGCGGCGTTGGCGGCGGCCTCCATTGTTTTCAAGGACAACAGGGCGTATTCGCAGAAGCTGGTTCACGGGGCGACTACGCTTTTTAAGTTCTCTAGGGATCAGAGAGGGAGGTACAGTCCAAATGGGAAGGAGGCTTCTGTATTCTACAATTCCACCAGCTATTGGGATGAGTTCGTTTGGGGAGGGGCATGGATGTACTTTGCCACTGGGAATTCCTCTTACCTCAAGCTCGCTACCACTCCTCGCCTCGCCAAACACGCTGGCGCCTTCTGGGGAGGCCCTGACTACGGTGTCCTCAGCTGGGATAACAAGCTTACTGGTGCTCAG GTTCTTCTCAGTCGTTTGAGGTTGTTCCTGAGTCCTGGTTTTCCCTATGAAGATATTCTAACCACATTTCACAATCAGACAGGCATAGTCATGTGCTCCTACCTCCCAATGTTCACCAGCTTTAATAGAACAAGGg GTGGCTTGATTCAATTAAACCATGGTAGGCCTCAGCCTCTCCAATATGTTGTCAATGCCGCCTTTTTGGCTGCCCTTTACAGTGATTATCTCGATGCTGCTGATACACCTGGATGGTATTGTGGACCCAATTTCTTCTCAACTGATGTTCTTCGAGACTTTGCAAAGACCCAG ATTGATTACATCCTTGGGAAGAACCCTCGGAAAATGAGCTATGTTGTAGGTTTTGGTAATCATTATCCAAAACATGTTCACCATAGAGGTGCGTCTATACCAAAGAACAAGGTTAAGTACAACTGTAAAGGAGGATGGAAATGGAGGGACTCATCCAAGCCAAACCCACATACAATTGTTGGTGCTATGGTTGCTGGTCCTGACAAGCACGATCATTTCCATGATGTCCGAACCAACTACAACTACACTGAGCCAACTCTAGCAGGAAATGCAGGTTTAGTGGCTGCACTTGTGGCATTGTCCGGTGATAAAACCACAGGAATTGACAAAAACACCCTCTTCTCTGCTGTTCCCCCAATGTTTcccacaccaccaccacctccagcACCATGGAAACCATGA
- the LOC100804055 gene encoding endoglucanase 25 isoform X2: MSMYGRDPWGGPLEIHATDSATDDERSRNLQELDRGALDETQQSWLLGAGEQKKNKKTYVDLGCIIVSRKLFIWTLGTLAVFAFLSAFITLIVKTVPRHHHKPPPPDNYTIALHKALLFFNAQKSGKLPRHNNVSWRGNSCLHDGKDDGVPPVIKDLVGGYYDAGDAIKFNFPMSFSLTMLSWSVIEYSGKYQAAGELGHVKDIIKWGTDYLLKNFNSTADTITQLGMQVGSGDTSQGSATPNDHYCWMRPEDIDYDRPTQTCTTCSDLAAEMAAALAAASIVFKDNRAYSQKLVHGATTLFKFSRDQRGRYSPNGKEASVFYNSTSYWDEFVWGGAWMYFATGNSSYLKLATTPRLAKHAGAFWGGPDYGVLSWDNKLTGAQTGIVMCSYLPMFTSFNRTRGGLIQLNHGRPQPLQYVVNAAFLAALYSDYLDAADTPGWYCGPNFFSTDVLRDFAKTQIDYILGKNPRKMSYVVGFGNHYPKHVHHRGASIPKNKVKYNCKGGWKWRDSSKPNPHTIVGAMVAGPDKHDHFHDVRTNYNYTEPTLAGNAGLVAALVALSGDKTTGIDKNTLFSAVPPMFPTPPPPPAPWKP, encoded by the exons ATGAGTATGTACGGTAGGGATCCGTGGGGAGGCCCGCTGGAGATTCACGCCACCGACTCCGCCACGGACGACGAGCGCAGCCGGAATCTCCAGGAGCTGGACCGAGGCGCTTTAGACGAGACCCAACAGAGCTGGCTCTTGGGCGCCGGAGAACagaaaaagaacaagaaaaccTACGTAGACCTTGGCTGCATCATCGTCAGCCGCAAGCTCTTCATCTGGACCCTCGGCACCCTCGCCGTCTTCGCCTTCCTCTCCGCCTTCATCACTCTCATCGTCAAAACCGTCCCCCGCCACCACCACAAGCCCCCCCCTCCCGACAACTACACCATCGCCCTCCACAAGGCCCTCCTCTTCTTCAACGCCCAGAAATCCGGAAAGCTCCCTCGCCACAACAATGTTTCCTGGAGAGGCAACTCCTGTCTGCATGACGGCAAGGATGACGGCGTGcctcccgtcattaaggatctggTGGGCGGTTACTACGACGCCGGCGACGCCATAAAATTCAACTTCCCCATGTCCTTCTCCTTGACCATGCTGAGCTGGAGCGTGATCGAGTACAGCGGCAAGTACCAGGCTGCGGGTGAATTGGGTCACGTTAAGGACATCATAAAATGGGGGACCGATTACCTTCTCAAGAACTTCAACAGCACCGCCGACACCATCACCCAGCTGGGCATGCAGGTTGGATCCGGGGACACCTCCCAAGGGAGCGCCACTCCCAACGACCACTACTGCTGGATGCGTCCCGAGGACATCGACTACGACCGCCCCACCCAGACCTGCACCACATGCTCCGATTTGGCCGCCGAGATGGCGGCGGCGTTGGCGGCGGCCTCCATTGTTTTCAAGGACAACAGGGCGTATTCGCAGAAGCTGGTTCACGGGGCGACTACGCTTTTTAAGTTCTCTAGGGATCAGAGAGGGAGGTACAGTCCAAATGGGAAGGAGGCTTCTGTATTCTACAATTCCACCAGCTATTGGGATGAGTTCGTTTGGGGAGGGGCATGGATGTACTTTGCCACTGGGAATTCCTCTTACCTCAAGCTCGCTACCACTCCTCGCCTCGCCAAACACGCTGGCGCCTTCTGGGGAGGCCCTGACTACGGTGTCCTCAGCTGGGATAACAAGCTTACTGGTGCTCAG ACAGGCATAGTCATGTGCTCCTACCTCCCAATGTTCACCAGCTTTAATAGAACAAGGg GTGGCTTGATTCAATTAAACCATGGTAGGCCTCAGCCTCTCCAATATGTTGTCAATGCCGCCTTTTTGGCTGCCCTTTACAGTGATTATCTCGATGCTGCTGATACACCTGGATGGTATTGTGGACCCAATTTCTTCTCAACTGATGTTCTTCGAGACTTTGCAAAGACCCAG ATTGATTACATCCTTGGGAAGAACCCTCGGAAAATGAGCTATGTTGTAGGTTTTGGTAATCATTATCCAAAACATGTTCACCATAGAGGTGCGTCTATACCAAAGAACAAGGTTAAGTACAACTGTAAAGGAGGATGGAAATGGAGGGACTCATCCAAGCCAAACCCACATACAATTGTTGGTGCTATGGTTGCTGGTCCTGACAAGCACGATCATTTCCATGATGTCCGAACCAACTACAACTACACTGAGCCAACTCTAGCAGGAAATGCAGGTTTAGTGGCTGCACTTGTGGCATTGTCCGGTGATAAAACCACAGGAATTGACAAAAACACCCTCTTCTCTGCTGTTCCCCCAATGTTTcccacaccaccaccacctccagcACCATGGAAACCATGA